DNA sequence from the Nesterenkonia lutea genome:
GAGTGTCCAGCACAAAGTCGTGGGACAGCGGTACATGGTGACCGCCTTTATATTCTTCCTCGTCGGCGGGCTTGAAGCACTGCTGCTCCGGACCCAGCTGGCTCAGTCGGACAACGATTTTCTCAGCGCGGAGAGCTACAACGAGCTGTTCACGATGCACGGCACGACGATGATGTTCCTCTTCGCGATCCCGTTCCTCGAGGGTCTGGGGACCTATCTTCTCCCTCTGCAGGTGGGTGCGCGAGACATGCCCTTCCCGCGGTATAACGCCTTCAACTACTGGTGCTATCTCGGCGGCGGCATCCTGCTCTACAGCAGCTTCCTCGTCGGCATGGTGCCGGACACAGGCTGGTTCGCCTATGTGCCGCTCAGTGGCCCGGAATTCGCAGACAAGTCGATGGACATCTGGCTCTTCGGGCTGACCCTGGCGGAGATCGCGGCCGTGGGAGCCGCCATCGAGATCATCGTGGCCGTGCTCAAGACCCGGGCGCCGGGGATGTCCCTGGAGAAGATGCCGGTCTTCGCCTGGACGATGCTCTCGGTCGCTGTCCTGATCATCGTGGCCTTTGTTCCGCTGATCGTCGCCTCGGTGCTGCTCGAGCTCGACCGCACCGTCGGCACTGCGTTCTTCGACCCAGACGCCGGTGGGGACCCGCTGCTGTGGCAGCATCTGTTCTGGATCTTCGGCCACCCGGAGGTCTATGTCATGTTTCTCCCGGGAGCGGCGATCATCAGCCATGTCATCCCGGTCCACGCGAACCAGCGGCTGGCCGCCTACCCCTTCGTGGTGGTCGCTGTCATCACGACGGCGATCATGAGCCTCGGCCTGTGGGTGCACCATATGTACGTCACCGGACTGCCGCCGCTGACGCTGACCTTCTTCACCGCTGCGAGCATGTCCATCTCACTGGCCAGCGGGATCCAGATCTTCGCCTGGATCGCCACGCTGTGGCTCGGCAGACCCCGGTTCACCGTGCCGATGATGTTCGCACTGGCGTTCATCGTGACCTTCGTGGCCGGAGGCATCACCGGAGTCATGGTGGCCTCGGCGGCCTTCGACTCCCAGGTGCACGACAGCTACTTCGTGGTGGCCCACTTCCACTACGTCATCATCGGAGGTCTGCTCTTCCCCATCTTCGCGGCCCTCTACCACTGGTGGCCGAAGTTCACCGGACGCATGGCCAACCCGGTGGCCGGGCATGTCAGCTTCTGGCTGATCTTCCTCGGCTTCCACATCACGTTCTTCCCCATGCATCTCGCCGGTCTGTGGGGCATGCCCCGCCGGGTGTACACCTACGACACCTATATGGGCGTCGAGGTCGTGAACCTGCTCTCGACCATCGGCGCATTCGTGCTGGCCCTCGGCGTCCTCATCTTCACGGCTGCTCTGGTGTACGCGTGGAGGCGCGGTCCGCAGGCGCCCCGCGACCCGTGGGGAGGCGACACGCTCGAGTGGGCCACGGATTCTCCTCCCTCCTCCTCGAACTGGCCCACGATCCCCGTCGTGACCGACCGGCATCCGCAGTGGAGTTCCGGCGAGCCGATGTCCCGCTCCCAGCGCGCGATGCACGAGGCATTTGACCGCCAGCCCGCCACCTTCCGCGCCACGCCACTGACCAGCGTCCTCTCTGCCGAGCCGCAGGGGACCCTGCGGCTGGCAGAACCGACCTATTGGCCGGCGGTCCCCGCCGCAGGCATCCTCGTGATCGTCCTGAGTCTGCTCACCGAGGTGTATTGGATCAGCGCCGTGGGTGCCGCAGTCATGGTTGCCGGCTTCATCGGGTGGTCCTACCGGGTCGAGACCGACAACAACGAGACAGAGACGGCTCCGATCGGAGGATTCCCCGTGGAGGCCCGAGGGTCCCGGGCCATCGGCTGGTGGGCCGCGTGGTGCGCTGTCGCAGTGCTCCTGGTGGGCGTGGCGACGATCGTGCTCAGCGCCCTGTTCCTGCAGGTCAATTCCGGGAGCTGGACCACACAGACGCTGGACGCACCGGTGCTGACCCTCGGGGTGGGCGTGGCCGCCGGTGCAGGCTTCGCCGCCACGCGATGGGGGGCCGCCCGGTGCGTCCCCGAGGAGCACACCGCCACCGGCGCCCGCGGAACACACCTGACGGCTGCGCTGGCATCGACCATCGCAGGAGTGATCGCGCTGGTGCTGCTTGGGGCCATCTGGTTCGGCGCGGGCCTGGACCCGACCGTTCACGCGTACAACTCCTCCGTGATGCTCCTGCTGGCCATTCAGGCTCTGGCGGTGCTGTTCGCCCTCGGCGCCACCGTCGCCGCGGTCATCGCGCGGCTGCGGCAGACGCGCGACCTGCGACCCGCCCTGGTGCTGCAGAACGCCTCGATCATGTGGCTCGCGGTCCTGCTCGGCTGGGCGATGAGCTGGGCCGCCACAGATCTCATGCCCCGGGTGGTGATCTGATATGGCACGCGCCGCAGCAGCAGTCCACCAGCCAGATGCCACGGCGCGCGGCACCTGGCGAGCTGTCATGCCGCTGCTTGTTCCACCCGTCGCCTGGACCGCCTCGCTGGGACTGTCCTGGCTGGTCCAGGACTTCACCTGCACCGCCGCGATCACCGCAGGGGCTCCCGTCCCGGGCACTGCGCTGCTGGCCACCCTGCTCGCGATCAACACCGTGCTGCTGGTGGTCACAGCAGGAAGCGGCGTCGTGAGCGTCCGCGACTATCGAGCAGTCCGAGACGCCCAAGCGTCGCTCCTGCGCTTCCTGGCCCTGACCGGAGCGATCCTGGCCGTGTTCTTCGCCTACGGAATCGTCCTCATCGGAGCCATGCCCCTCGTGATGGAGGTCTGCTGATGACCTGTGAGAGCCCGTTGGCACGCACCGCAGCGATGATTCTCGCGCTCGCCGGGACCGCGGTGCTGTCCGCGTGCGGCACCGCAGAGGAGGCCGAACCCAGACCGGTGCCAGGGGGCGACCCAGAGGCCGGCCGGGCGGCCATCCTCGAATATGGCTGCGCCTCCTGCCACGTCATCGACGACGTGGACAGCGTGGCCAGCTCTTTCGGCCCTGACCTGACCGACTTCGGCGAGGAGCTCTACATCGCCGGACAACTGCCCAACCGTCCCGAGGAGCTCATCCGATGGATACAGACACCGCAGGAGATCCAGCCTGGGACCGCCATGCCGAACATGGGGGTCACCGAACAGGACGCCCGCGACATCGCCGCCTTCCTCTACGACCAATGAGTCCGGCGCGGCGCCGGCTGCTCGCCGCCGGGCTTCTCGCGGGACTGCTCACGCTCCCGCTCGCGGCGGTGCTCGCGCCGCCGGACGCCGTCCAAGGTCAGGCACAGCGGCTGATGTACCTCCACGTGCCCGCGGCGTGGAGCGCCTACCTGTGCTTCACCATGGTGACGGCGCTCAGCATCCGGCAGCTGTTTCGCAGAGACGACGCCCACCTCGAGGAAGCCCGTGCCGCGGCCGAGATCGGCGTGTTGCTGACTGGGTTCACCTTGGTCACAGGGAGCATCTGGGGGGCGCTGACCTGGGGGACCTGGTGGGCCTGGGACGCCCGGGTCACCAGCACCGTCGTCATGGGCCTGGTATATGTCGCCTACCTCGCAGCTGGTGGACTCGCACACGGCCGGCGAGGTCGGCAGGCCCACGCGGCGATCGGCGCCGCCGGTTTCCTCACAGTGCCCCTGGTGCATTTCTCGGTGCTCTGGTGGCGCACTCTGCATCAGCCGCCGACCATCCTCGCCCCGAGCCTGGACCCGCCGATGGAGCTGCTCATGCTCCTCGCCCTGGGCGCGTCCATGCTCACCTTCTCCCTCCTCACGGTCTGGGCGGTGAACCAGCGGGCTGCCACTGCCAGCTGGGCGCAGGCTGCCCCGACGACGGGCGCGTCGACGGGGGCGTCAACCCCGGGCTCCCCGGGCTCCCCGGGCTCCCTGGGCTCCTCGGGCTCAGCGTCCGAGCCCCGGGACGAGACGGCTGCGGCTCAGCGCGCCGAGCAGGACCGGGTGCGCTGATGGCACAGGAACCCTCCTCCGGCGAGCGACGGCCCCGCGCCATCCGGCTCGGTGTGCTGGTCGCGGCCTGCGCCGGAGTGGTCGCCCTGGGTCTCTCGGCGGCTGAGGACGGAATCTCCTACTACCGGACCCCGAGCGAACTCGAAGAGACCGTGCAGGAGGGCGCCGTCCAGGGCGGGGACGGGATACGACTCGGGGGAATGGTGGTCACGGGTTCGCTCGTGGAGTCGCCCGGCGGCTCGAGAATGGTCGTGACAGATGGAGCGCGGGACGTCGCCGTGAGGTACCCGGGACGGTTCCCGGATGTGGTGCGGGAAGGGGAGGGCGCAGTCATAGACGGCATCCTGCGGCCGGACGGCACGATCGACGCCGAGACGATCGTGCTGCGCCATTCCAACGAATACCGAGCACCGGAGGCTCAGGAACCATGACCGGTCTCGGCACGGTGCTGCTGGCTCTGGTCTTGGCGGCCTCCCTGGTCGGGGCAGCGGCCTGGGCAGGGATCCTCCGAGGCAGCCCGGCAGGGTGGCGGCCACAGACGCTGCAGGTTGCCGGTCACTGGGGGGCCGTGGTCGCCTTCGCCGCGACGTCGGCCGCCGTGGTCCTCGTCGAGACGGCGCTGCTGCGGCATGACACCGCGCTGAACTACGTCGCCATGGTCGCCGGCCCAGAGCTCCCCATCTATTACCGCGTCACGGCACTGTGGTCCGCGCTGGAAGGCTCGCTGCTGCTCTGGCTGCTGATCCTCTCGATGGTGGCGATGGTGGCTCTGCGCCCCTGGAGATCGGGGCACCCCGAACCGACCCGCGGACACGCCGTGACCGGTCTCGTGCTGGGCCTGCTCGTGGCGGCCTTCGCCGTCGTGGCCCTGATGGCCTCGCCCTTCGCAGTGCCCGAGGCGGCGATCACCGCGCGGCCCAGCCCGCTGCTCCAGGACCACGTCGCAATGGGCATCCACCCGCCGCTGCTCTACGGCGGATTTCTCGCCCTGGCGGTGCCCTACGCCCTGGCGCTCAGCGGACTCGTCTGCGGGGAGATGGACGCGCGGTGGGCGGACCGGCTCCACCGCTGGACGCTCGTGTCCTGGATGCTCATGACGGCCGGGATAGTCCTCGGCGGCTGGTGGTCCTACGCGGTGCTGGGCTGGGGCGGGTACTGGGCCTGGGATCCGGTGGAGAACGCCTCGCTGCTGCCCTGGCTGACCGCCACTGCGCTGCTGCACACGGTCGCGCCCCGCGCCCGGACGGGAAGCTGGCGGATCTGGGCCGCCGCGCTCGCGGGAGCCAGCTTCGTGCTGGTGCTGCTGGCAACCTTCATCACCCGCTCGGGCGTGGTGGAGAGCATCCACGCGTTCACCACCTCCTCGCTCGGGCCGACCCTGCTGGTCATCGTCCTGCTCGCCTCGGCGGCCTGGCTGGTGCCGCTGCACCGGCGGCGGCGGAGCCTCGCCGAGGTCTCGACCTCGCCGCTCCTGTCGCGGCCGAACCTCTTGCGGCTGAACCGGACCCTGCTGGTCCTGATCATGCTGGTGGTGCTCGTGGGGACACTGCTGCCGACCGTCTTGGAAGCAGTCACCGGGGAGCGGCTCTCGGTGGGTCCGCCCTGGTACCACCGCACGCTCGCCCCGCTGGCACTCGTCCTGCTGGTGGCCATGGCGCTGGGCCCCTGGGTTCCGCTGCGCGGCACAAGCTGGGCCGCCCTGGGGCGCCGCGCGTTCCTGCCCCTGCTCGCCGGTGCCCTGGTCCTCGGCGTCGTCGCGCTCCTCTTCACTGACGTGTGGCTGGCCGTGGGCGCCGGGATCGCAGGCTTCGCCGCAGCGAGCCTGCTGGCGGTCGGCGGCACACGGCGTGGACGTGACAGGCACGCCGTCGGGGCATGGGTGGCTCACACCGGCATGGCGATCGCTGCGGTGGCCGTGCTGGGAGGCGGCCTGGGGACCGTGAGCCAGGAGACCGTCCCGGTCGGCGGCACCGTGACGGCAGGGACGACGACGGCCACCGTCCTGGGACTGGAGGGGGAGGAGGAGGGGCGCCGCAGCGTGGCGCGGGCGACGGTCGCGCTCGGCGAAGGACGCGACTTCCTCAGCACGGTGGAACCAGAGCTGCGCTGGTACGAGACCGAACGCACGATGCTGGCAGCACCGGAGATCCGCACCGAGCCGCTGCGTGACGTCTATGTGACGCTCCTGGACCTGGACGAGGAGGAGGGGCTGGTCACGCTCCGGCTGGCGGTGACCCCGCTGGTGGGCTGGATCTGGAGCTCCGCCGCCCTGATGATCCTCGGTGCCCTGATCGCGGGATGGCCGCGCCGTCGGCGCAGCTCCGCGCACCGCCGGTCAGGACCGGCCCCGGAGACCAGCGAGGTCCGGATCGTGTCGCAGGGAACCCGATGACCCGCCGGGGATTCCTGCCCACGCTGGCGCTCGCCGCGGCCGCGCTGCTGCTGGCGGGCTGTCAGAGCGAGCCCGAGGGCCCCCGCGAGGCGCCCCCGCTGGTGGGAGCGGATCTTGACGGTCAGCTGCGTGACATCTCCGACCATGCCGGTGATGTCATCGTGGTGAACACCTGGGCGTCGTGGTGTGCCCCGTGCCGGGATGAGATGCCGGTGCTCGCCGCGGCACAGGAGTCCCTGCAGGATGAAGGGTTCCAGGTCATGGGGATCAATGTCCGTGACCGGCCAGAGTCTGCCGCGCGACTGGTGGAGGAGACCGGTGTCCCGTTCCCCAGCATCGTTGATCCCGACGGCACGCTCGCCGTGGAATGGGGCGTGCTCGGGATGCCGCAGACCTTCGTCGTCGACCGTCAGGGACACATCGTGGATCACGTCTTCGGCGCGGTGGACCAGGCCTGGGTGGAGTCCACGGTGGAGCCGCTGGTCCGCGGAGTTCCCGAAGCCGAGGAGGACCGACCGTGAAGCGACTCCTGCGCTGGCTGATCGTGGCTGCGGTGGTGATCTTCGCCGTCGCATCGCTGGTCTCCGCGGCGGTCCGACAGGGTCCCGAGACGCCGGAGCAGACTGCGCGCGAGGTCTCGCAGAGCCTGCGCTGTCCCACCTGTGCCGGAGAGAGCATCGCCGATTCAGCGGCGCTGCTCTCCGACGCGATGCGCCAGACCGTGCGGGACCAGTTGGAGCAGGGCCGTTCCCCCGAGGAGGTCCGCTCCTGGTTCGCCGAGCGGTACGGCGACGAGGTGCTGCTGGAGCCTCCGCGGCGCGGCTACGGATGGCTGCTGTGGGGGTTCCCACTCGTCCTGACCGCGGCGACCGTGGTCGTCGGGCTTCGGGGCCAGGCACGTTCCCGGCGCTGGCTGGTGCCGCTGCTGGCAGCTGTCACGGTCGCCGTCATGGCCGCGGTCTGGGTCAGCACCACGGCGGAGACGGCCCCCCGCCCCACCGCCACGGCAGGTCACGCAGAGGACACCGGCTCGGCAGACACCGTTGCGGTGCTGCGGGCCGCCGTTCAGGACTCGCCGGGGGACACCCCGCGCAGGCTCGCTCTGGCGGGTGCCCTGGAGCAGTCCGGCGACACGGCCGCGGCGGCACAGGAGTATGCGGCCGCGGTTCGGCTGCAGCCCATGGATCCGGATCTGCGCTACCGCTACGCGTTCGCGCTGGTCCGCGACGAGCAGGTCGACGAAGCGGTCGCCGTCTTGGAGGAGACACTCGCGGTCGACGAGGCACACGCGCCCAGTCTGCTGCTGCTGGGCGCCTTGCTGCGCGAAGAACAGCCCGAGAGATCCGCGCGGCTGCTCGCCCAGTTCGCCGAACTCGACCCCGAGAACCCTGCCGTGGAGCAGATCACCGAGCTTCAGGAACAGGGCCAGATCCTCCGGGACCCGCTGCCATGACCGGGACGACGCCGCGCGGCCCCCTCGGCGCTGGACTGGGTCTCCTCCTGCTGCTGACCGCCTCCTGCGGGCAGGCTGAGCCCGCTGAGGCCCTCGCCGGCACCGCTTCTGCCAGCGCTGCGGCCACGTCCGCGCCGGCGACGTCGGAGCTGCTGCTCGGCCTGACCGAGTGGAGCGTGGAGACCGGCGGCATCACGGTGCTGGCTGGTCCGGTCGATGTTCGCGTGACGAACACCGGCGGCACCAGCCACGACGTGGTCATCCACGGGGAGCAGGGCAGCTGGGCCACGCCCGCCCTCGACCCGGGAGAGACCTATGAGATGGAGATATTCGCCGTCGAGGGGGAGGAGCTGCACCTGGTGTGCACACTGACCGGGCACGAGGCCCAGGGGATGCACACCCGGATCCCAGTCGTCGAGGACGTGGCGGGATGAGCGTCAACGCGAGAAAGGCATCGGAGACCAGTCCCGAGAAGCTGGCGTCCTCGCGGCCGCGCCCCTGGGCCCGGTCCCTGACCGGATCCAGAGGCGGCTCCAGGGGCGGTCTGAGTGCACCGACGCTGCTGGGTGCTGCTTCCCTGGTGGCCCTGCTCGTGACACTCGCGGGCGCCGTGCTGAACGGAGCTGCCGTCCCGCAGGCACTGGTGGATCCCGGAGCGTTCGTCCGCTGGGGGCTCCCCGTGACCACGCTGATCGTCCGACTCTCGGGCATGGTCGCTCTGGGCGGGTTGACTCTCTGTGGTGCTGTGCTGGCCCCCAACACGCAGGCCTGGCACCGTGCTGCGGCGATCAGTGCCGCAGCAGCCCTCTGCTGGGCACTGGCACAGACGCTGTACCTGCTGCTGGCTCATGCATCCATGATGGGGACGCCGATCGCGGGCCCCGGATACCTCGAGCTGCTCGTCGGTTTCGTGGTGGGAATCGAGCTGGGATCGCTGCTGGCATGGGCAGTCATGCTCGCGACGCTGACCGCTGTCCTGGCCGTGCTCAGTTCGACTCCGGCCGGGGCCCGATGGGCTGCGGCGGCCGCGATCCTGGCACTCATCCCGATCGCTGGACTGGGCCACTCCGGCAGCGCCGGGAACCACGACCTGGCGGTCTCCGCGATGTGGCTGCATCTTGTGGGCCTTGGTTGGTGGGCCGGTGGGCTCATCGTGCTGTTCGTCTCCACGAGCCGCACGGGAGAGAACCTGGTGAGCGCTGCCGGACGGTTCTCCACGATCGCAGGCTGGGCGGTCGCCATGGTGGTGCTCTCCGGCGCGTGCAGCCTGCTGATCCGTGTGACCGACCCGGTGGAGCTCGTCTCCACGCTCTGGGGACAGCTGATCCTGGTCAAGCTCGGGGCGTTCCTCCTGCTAGGGATCGCCGGGTGGTGGCACCGACGCGTGACCCTGCCGGCCTTGGCACACGCCGACGGGGGTCACAGCGGACCGTTTCGGCGACTGATCGTCGTCGAGGTGCTGATCATGGCGGCTGTGATGGGGGTGTCTGTCACCCTGGGCACCACCCCACCGCCCGTCCCGCAGTCGAACCTCGCTGAGAACGCCGAGCTGCTCGCGCTGCCGGATCCGTGGTTCACCGGTCTCCTGACCCAGTGGCAGATCGACCCGCTGTTCCTGCTTCTGGCAGGTGCTGGCACATGGGTCTATGTGTCCTGGGTTCGCCGACTGCGCCGCCGAGGAGATGCCTGGCCTGCCGGAAGGACCGCGAGCTGGCTCATCGCCATGGCTGTGCTGGTCTGGGTGACCAACGGCGGGCCCGGCGTCTACGGAGAGTCCGTGTTCAGCGTGCACATGCTGCAGCACATGATCCTGCTCTCCGTGCTCCCGATCCCCCTGGCGCTGTCTGCTCCGGTCTCACTGGGGCTGCGTGCCCTGCCCCGCCGCACAGACGGGACGGCAGGTCCGCGTGAGCTGCTCCTGGCAGCGCTGCACGCGCGCTGGGCACAGTTCCTCGCGCATCCGGTCGTCGCTGCGCTTCACGTGGTCGTGGCGATGGCGGTGTTCTACTTCTCGCCGCTCTTCGAACTCGCACTGCGCAGCCACGTGGCGCACGTGGTCATGATCGTCCACTTCACCCTCATCGGTTACCTGTTCACCAACGCGATGATCGGGCTGGACCCAGGTCCGCTTCGCCCACCGCATCCGCTGCGACTTGCACTGCTGCTGCCTTCCACGGTGTTTCACACCGCCTTCGGGCTCTTCCTGCTCAGCTCCGGCGCCCCACTGGCGGCTGACCATTTCAGCACCGCGTCACCGCACTGGGCCGGTATGGTCGCCGACCAGCAGATGGGCGGAGCCGTCTCCTGGGCCCTGGGCGAGATCCCAGTGCTTGCACTGGCAGTCATCCTCGCCCTGCGGTGGGCCGCTCAGGACGAGCGCAATCAGATCCGTGCGCGGGAACGAGCGGCGAACAGCGCTCGCTAGGTCGTCGCGACACGGCTTCAAGGTCAGGGTGAACCCACCTGCCGCTTGCGCCGCCGTACTCATTAGACTTCACTGCATGTAATTATCGGCGACCCTCGAACCTCCTGCGGAGGCGAGGGGCCGGGCCCGAGCGTGAGTTCGTCCCGGAGTGGGGATTGTTGGAAGGTCGTCTGTGAGCAAAGAACCAGCCGCTGAGGAATTGGACCTGCCGTCCGAGAATGAGGCTGCGGAACCCGCGGTCGAGCAGCAGCGCCCAGACACCTCCGACGACGACGCCCCGGCCAGCACCGCCGCCTCCACGAAATCCGCTTCCTCCACGGAGTCCCCAGTTTCGTCTGCCTCGGCGAGTTCCGGCGAGTCCGCCGACTCTGCCGGTTCGCCAGCGTCCGCCGACTCTGCCGGTTCGCCGGAGGAGCCGGGTGGCACTGGCGCAGAGGGTCGCGATCCCGTGGCGGCCTGGCTGGAATCCGTGGGCTCGGGCACTGAGAACGACACCATGCTGCGCTTCGCGCCCAGTCAGCACAACGCCATCGACCTCACCGACGCGAACTCCTCCGGGATGATGCAGCTGATGGCCGGTCGCAAGACACGGCTCTCCACGCTGCTCAATGACCCTTCCGCCTTCAACGTCGGCAAGCAGGCCGCTCAGGGGATCCGCGCGAAGATCCGCGAGATGTCTGAAGAGCGCGGGATCGACGTGGGGTTCCTGGCCGCCGGCGTGGCCAGCTGGACCGAGGACGCCGGCAGCGGGCCCTCCGGGGAGCGGTTCACCGAGGACTTCACCGCCCCGGTGATGCTGGTGCCGATCACGCTGCGTCCCCGCGAGGACGGCAGCGGAGACTTCGAGATCCAGTTCAGCGCACCCGCCCGGCTGAACCCCGCCCTGATCCGGCACCTCGCCGCTCGGCACCGCACCCACCTGGACGCTGAGGAGTTCCACAACACCGGCTACGTCACGGCCCGCTTTGATCCGAACCGACCGGCAGACATGCTGGCCCGGATCGCCGCTGAGGTCCCCTCCCTGGAGTCCGTACAGGTGTGGCGCCAGCTCTACGTGTCCACCTTCGCGGACCTGACCTTCCTGGGAGACCCCACCGGACTCGAGCTGGATCACCCGGTCATCCATGCCATGGCCAGCTCCACACAGCTGGGTCAGACCCGCGCCGTGCGCACCCTGATGGACCTGCCGCCGGTGGATGAGCGCGAGCCGCGCGATGAACGCCTCGTGGCAGATGCTGATCCCTACCAGCAGGCCTCCCTGGACGCCATCCTCGCCGGACAGTCCGCAGTGGTCTCCGCCCCCGCCGGAACCGGTCAGACCCAGACCGCGATCAACGCCGCCGCCGGCCTGGCCTGGCAGGGCAAACGCGTCCTGGTCCTCGCCGAGCGCACCGCCACCCTGGAGCAGTTCAAGGAACGCCTCTCCGAGGTGCACCTGGGGACCCTGGCCGGGAACATCTCCGCCGCGTCCACCCCGGAGGAGATCCGCGAACAGCTCATCCGCGCGATCCGCCGCGCCGAGCGTGCCGAGCCCCCTCGGCTGACCGCCCTGCACACCAGACTCAAGACCTCCCGCCATCAGCTCGTGAACCACGTGAAGTCGCTGCACAACGTGCGCCGCCGCTGGGACTGCTCGCCCTACCAGGCCATGCAGGCACTGGCCGCGCTGACCAGCCTGAACCCCGCGCCGTCGACCGCTGTCCGGCTCAAGCGCTCGGTGCTGGACAACACCGTGGACCGCACCCAGATCACCGTGAAGCTCAGGCGCGCCGCCGAACTGGGCGCCTTCTCCGCCGAGACCCGTGACAGCCCCTGGTACAACGCCCGGCTGTCCAACCGGCAGGAGACCCGGGACGCGATGACCCTGGTCGTCCAGCTGCGCGATGAGCTGCCGCAGCTGAGCCGGATGATGCGCTCGGCCTGTCAGGCCGCCGGAATCGCCCCGGGGGAGACCTTCAGCGACTGGAACCGGCAGGTGCTGCTGTTCCAGCGCGTGCAGGAGTCCCTGGGCAAGTTCAGCCACGACGTCTATGCCCGTCCCGTCGATGATCTGATCGCCGCCACCGCCCCGGGCTGGTGGCGCCGGCAGAACAACGTGGAGATGACCTCGGTGACGCGCTCGCGGCTGCGCCGGGTGGCCAAGGAGTACGTGCGCCCCAGCGTGGCCATCGGGGACCTGCACACCTCGCTGATCGAGGTGCAGAGTGAGCGTGAGGAGTGGGCCGAATGGTCCATCTCCGGCTCCGCGCCCAAGGTGCCCCATCGGGTGGACCGGCTGACCGACACCTTCGGCGAGGTCCAGGGCCGGCTGCAGCGCCTGGATGAGGTCCTCGAGGCCGGACCGCTCGCTGATATGCCGATCGAGAAGCTGCTCGACACCGTGGAGACCCTCGCCGGCGACGAGAAGCCGCTGGAGACGCTGCCCGAGCGCACCCTGCTGGGCGAACAGCTGCGGGAGCAGGGCTTCCGGGATCTCATGGAGGACTTCGCCGCCCGCGGGGTCAGCGCGAACGTGGTCGCCGATGAGCTCGAGCTCTCCTGGTGGCAGTCCGCGCTGGAGGCGATGATCTCCGGAGACGACTACCTGGCGATGACCACCGGGGAGAACCTGCGCAGCATCGAGTCCACCTTCCGCGAGGCCGACGCCGGGCACATCGAGTCCAGCGCCCAGCGGCTGGGCCACGCCCTGTCCGTGCGCTGGAAGTCCGCCGTGGAGGCCCACCCGCAGGCGGCGGGCAGCCTGCGCGAGCTGCTGCGCGATGCCGCCCCCACGATCGAGTCCCTGGAAGCGATCAACCCGAAGCTGACCCAGCCGCTGGTGCCGATCTGGACCACCTCTCCGCTGGGGCTGGGGGAACAGTTCCCCGCCGACTACCGGGCCGACGCCGTGATCCTGCTCGACGCCGAATCCCTGGCCGTGCCCACTGCGCTGAACGCGATCACCCGGGCGGGGCAGGTTGTGGCCTTCGGCGATCCGGTGGCGGGTTCGCCCACGCCGTTCCACGTCTCCGCCGATCCGGTGGCGCGGGAGACCGAGCAGCACCGCCCCGCCTCGATCTATGCGGAGCTCTCTGCGGTGCTGCCGCTCTACCCGCTGCGCCAGGTCCACCGCGGGGTGGAC
Encoded proteins:
- a CDS encoding c-type cytochrome, whose protein sequence is MTCESPLARTAAMILALAGTAVLSACGTAEEAEPRPVPGGDPEAGRAAILEYGCASCHVIDDVDSVASSFGPDLTDFGEELYIAGQLPNRPEELIRWIQTPQEIQPGTAMPNMGVTEQDARDIAAFLYDQ
- a CDS encoding cytochrome c maturation protein CcmE, producing the protein MAQEPSSGERRPRAIRLGVLVAACAGVVALGLSAAEDGISYYRTPSELEETVQEGAVQGGDGIRLGGMVVTGSLVESPGGSRMVVTDGARDVAVRYPGRFPDVVREGEGAVIDGILRPDGTIDAETIVLRHSNEYRAPEAQEP
- the ccsA gene encoding cytochrome c biogenesis protein CcsA, translated to MSPARRRLLAAGLLAGLLTLPLAAVLAPPDAVQGQAQRLMYLHVPAAWSAYLCFTMVTALSIRQLFRRDDAHLEEARAAAEIGVLLTGFTLVTGSIWGALTWGTWWAWDARVTSTVVMGLVYVAYLAAGGLAHGRRGRQAHAAIGAAGFLTVPLVHFSVLWWRTLHQPPTILAPSLDPPMELLMLLALGASMLTFSLLTVWAVNQRAATASWAQAAPTTGASTGASTPGSPGSPGSLGSSGSASEPRDETAAAQRAEQDRVR
- a CDS encoding cytochrome c-type biogenesis CcmF C-terminal domain-containing protein, producing MTGLGTVLLALVLAASLVGAAAWAGILRGSPAGWRPQTLQVAGHWGAVVAFAATSAAVVLVETALLRHDTALNYVAMVAGPELPIYYRVTALWSALEGSLLLWLLILSMVAMVALRPWRSGHPEPTRGHAVTGLVLGLLVAAFAVVALMASPFAVPEAAITARPSPLLQDHVAMGIHPPLLYGGFLALAVPYALALSGLVCGEMDARWADRLHRWTLVSWMLMTAGIVLGGWWSYAVLGWGGYWAWDPVENASLLPWLTATALLHTVAPRARTGSWRIWAAALAGASFVLVLLATFITRSGVVESIHAFTTSSLGPTLLVIVLLASAAWLVPLHRRRRSLAEVSTSPLLSRPNLLRLNRTLLVLIMLVVLVGTLLPTVLEAVTGERLSVGPPWYHRTLAPLALVLLVAMALGPWVPLRGTSWAALGRRAFLPLLAGALVLGVVALLFTDVWLAVGAGIAGFAAASLLAVGGTRRGRDRHAVGAWVAHTGMAIAAVAVLGGGLGTVSQETVPVGGTVTAGTTTATVLGLEGEEEGRRSVARATVALGEGRDFLSTVEPELRWYETERTMLAAPEIRTEPLRDVYVTLLDLDEEEGLVTLRLAVTPLVGWIWSSAALMILGALIAGWPRRRRSSAHRRSGPAPETSEVRIVSQGTR
- a CDS encoding TlpA family protein disulfide reductase, which produces MTRRGFLPTLALAAAALLLAGCQSEPEGPREAPPLVGADLDGQLRDISDHAGDVIVVNTWASWCAPCRDEMPVLAAAQESLQDEGFQVMGINVRDRPESAARLVEETGVPFPSIVDPDGTLAVEWGVLGMPQTFVVDRQGHIVDHVFGAVDQAWVESTVEPLVRGVPEAEEDRP
- the ctaD gene encoding cytochrome c oxidase subunit I: MAHETAVMDERVYDAHPRLKGVFTSVQHKVVGQRYMVTAFIFFLVGGLEALLLRTQLAQSDNDFLSAESYNELFTMHGTTMMFLFAIPFLEGLGTYLLPLQVGARDMPFPRYNAFNYWCYLGGGILLYSSFLVGMVPDTGWFAYVPLSGPEFADKSMDIWLFGLTLAEIAAVGAAIEIIVAVLKTRAPGMSLEKMPVFAWTMLSVAVLIIVAFVPLIVASVLLELDRTVGTAFFDPDAGGDPLLWQHLFWIFGHPEVYVMFLPGAAIISHVIPVHANQRLAAYPFVVVAVITTAIMSLGLWVHHMYVTGLPPLTLTFFTAASMSISLASGIQIFAWIATLWLGRPRFTVPMMFALAFIVTFVAGGITGVMVASAAFDSQVHDSYFVVAHFHYVIIGGLLFPIFAALYHWWPKFTGRMANPVAGHVSFWLIFLGFHITFFPMHLAGLWGMPRRVYTYDTYMGVEVVNLLSTIGAFVLALGVLIFTAALVYAWRRGPQAPRDPWGGDTLEWATDSPPSSSNWPTIPVVTDRHPQWSSGEPMSRSQRAMHEAFDRQPATFRATPLTSVLSAEPQGTLRLAEPTYWPAVPAAGILVIVLSLLTEVYWISAVGAAVMVAGFIGWSYRVETDNNETETAPIGGFPVEARGSRAIGWWAAWCAVAVLLVGVATIVLSALFLQVNSGSWTTQTLDAPVLTLGVGVAAGAGFAATRWGAARCVPEEHTATGARGTHLTAALASTIAGVIALVLLGAIWFGAGLDPTVHAYNSSVMLLLAIQALAVLFALGATVAAVIARLRQTRDLRPALVLQNASIMWLAVLLGWAMSWAATDLMPRVVI